The genomic window TCAAAATGATACCATTCGTGGGACAGCCAACTGCTGCAACTTCATGAGCGATGTTCCACAGTGATCAACCCTTCGCGTAATTAACCTCGCCTCTTCGCCAAGTGtgcttcccctccccccaatTATATTAGTCTACTCGCCTATACCCTGGTCCTGCACATCGATactatttttctttgcacGTTTACCTCCCCCGCAGGATGTATGCCCCATGTGGAACAACCCATTTTAAGAACTGTCTTTTGAGGGAAATGGGCTGGACCGTCATCAACATCGAAGTGCATGTGTGGAATAAACTcaggaaagaagagaaggacgCTTACGTGGTGGGCAAACTGACAAATTGTAGTGAGAGCCTTAAAAATTACTTTGCGAAGTGGGCCTCACCGAATTGATTCGTGTGACGCCCCTTCGAGTAtgccaaaaggggggaaagaagaacgaattttctttcccttcgcGCCTTCACTTGCGTGGATACCTTATTTGTGTGCCTTTTTAACTCCAGCCTGATTTGCAACGATGCGTTGTTCTGCCAAGGTGGCAGTTTTTACCTGCTTAATTTTAGACAAAAGGGAATCGTGACGATTTTGCTACAGTGGGCAGGCGTTCCGCGAGGACAAGCGCAtgtattcgtttttttttttttttgtttttttttttatccattttgtgtCTTTATTTTGACCCTCCCTTAGTATGGCAACACCGCGGGGGTGATACCTGTATGTACATTCAAACGGAgcaccaaatgggaaaaaaaaaaaaaaaagagggagccAATTCCCGTTACACACCCGCATAGGGGCATTTAAACACATGTGTACGTTGTATATGTTACGACCATATCCCTGTGGATGATCTAACTTATGGCAGGGAAGCCCACTTAGTGGATTTGTTTGCATCATTAagttgatgtttttttctcctacgtatttataaatatacactaCTGAATGGGCAAAGGGTATTTCTTCTTAATTTtgtttgcttatttttttttaattttttttttgtttgtttgtttgtttttctttccgaTTTTTAACTTTTGTCAAGTTTAACGCACGCTTTGGTGGAGTTGCGGAAATATCCATCAACAAATGTTTCTTACAGGAGATTTATTCGTTCTCTGTCCACAACTAAcgattttaaaattttgttcttaaCTTGTGCTTGTTCTGTTTAGTTAGATTTTGTAAcgtttgtctttttttttttttgtgtgtccAATTTTGCCTGCAATTGTGTAGGACGGGACTGGACACGACTGCACGCTTGTTGTATGCAAAGGTGCCCATATACGTGCGGACGTGGTGGAGAAACGGCGCATTCGCAGGCAAAGAGGAGTGTAACGGGTGGAACTTAGAGATTGTACCCTTAACAGCGGAGCACTAGGAAGGAGATACTCGCAAAACCACCAGGGAAAGAAACAATGAGAGCAATGTTGAAGACAATTATCATCCTGCTGGTCGCACTGGCGATGAATTATGCGAGGTGCAAATCGAGTTTAAGGAACCAGCTGGCAAGCCCGCACGGACCGGCCGAAAACAGCAGTAGCTTTTTCCAAATAAAACTCCCCGAAATTAGTATCCCGCCGATTTCGAGTAACCTTGGAAATTATAAAGACTatgagggaggaagaaatggaggCGGATGGGACAGTGGCAAAGTGGAGTTATCGTCCTATTCGTTCGTTCCGTCGTTATTAAATGcggtttatttattttctgcctTATGTTTCATCCTCTGTTTGACTGGCTTGAATAACCACAAGActtccaaaagggggaatgtaCTAGGGTTTATAGGAATAGTTGCAGCAATAGTGGTGACCTTTAGCCAAGTAGGGTTTGGATTCAGatatgaattattttttatcataGTAATACCAGCCATAAGTATAGGATTATTTATAGCCCACCATGTGAGCATGGTTCAGATGCCCCAGTTGGTAGCACTATTTCATAGCTTCGTCGGATTAGCAGCATTATTTGTAGGCTTTTCTAAATACCATTCGGAATATTTTGAGAATTACGAAATGAGCACAATACATTTGGTTGAACTTTATTTAGGAACCTTCATCGGTGCAATAACTTTTATCGGGTCGTTAGTAGCAGCGGGAAAATTAAGTGGTACTCTAGACAGCAAATCtttaaatttgaaaataaaaaaagtcatAAATATGGTATGTATTATAATTATCATCATTGTTGGatattattttgttcagGTTAAATCGATTTATTTGAAAACATTGTGTCTGTATGTTTCTTTCGTCGTGGATTCATTTTTGGGGTTCCACTTAGTTGCATCCATCGGTGCTGCAGATATGCCTGTCGTCATTAGTGCATTGAATTCTTACTCCGGATTCGCTACAGCTATTAGTGGATTTCTCCTTCATAACAATTTGCTAATCATATCAGGATCCCTTATTGGTTCTTCAGGGGCTATATTATCCTACATTATGTGCATAGGAATGAACAGAGACATTTTCAACATTATCCTAGGTGGGTGGGACGACTATGATGAATTAGGTGGCGGATCAGTTCAGCAGGATAAGATAAATAAACGGGTAAATTCTACCACACATAAGTATGTTGCAGAAAATTTAATTAACGCAAGAAATGTTGTAATCGTTCCAGGGTATGGCACAGCTGTTAGTAAATGTCAGAGAGAATTGGCTGAAATTTGCATCATACTGAAGTCGAGAAATGTGCAGGTGAATTTTGCCATCCACCCTGTTGCAGGAAGAATGCCAGGACATTTAAATGTCCTTCTAGCTGAAGCAAATATTCCCTACAATATTGTCaaagaaatgaatgaaatTAACTCATCTATTGATAAGGCTGATATCGTTTTGGTAGTGGGGGCTAACGACATTGTGAACCCGTCCTCTTTAGACCCCTCCAGCAAAATTTATGGAATGCCAGTCATCGAGGTATGGAAAAGTAAGCAagtaattattttaaaaaggagctTAAACACAGGGTATTCGGCGATAGACAATCCGCTCTTCTACTTTACCAACAGTTATATGCTTTTCGGCGATGCGAAACATTCGACCAATCAAATTTTAACCGTTCTAAGTGACTACACTAGTCATAAATATCCAGAGGTTTCCCTGTCGGATGAGCAGCATGATGATGAGAAGGATGAAGTGCGTTCTTTGTGCTTCCTTTCGGAGGGCTCCTCCACCGGGAGTAGGGACAATTTGGAGGCGCTCTCAGAGCAGTACCCCAAGGCGAGGAGGGTCATCGGGCTGGTGAAGGAAGACACGGGGGGgacacaaaaagggggatcaAATAATGGagatgaaaaagggggaaacaccAAAGAGGGAATAGAAGGAACGTCTTGTACCCCCGGAACTGCAAATGTCAATTTGTCTATAGTCCCCCTGACGCCCAAGTTTGTCccaaagttaaaaaaaatgggcttCCGAATATTGGTAGAAAAAGACATAGGAAGGAGCATCATGATAGAAGACCAGGAATACGTTAATTACGGCGCGGAAATAGCTTCGAAGGAGGATGTCCTCAGGCAGAGCAATATCCTACTGAAGGTGGATCCACCGAGTGAGGAGTTCATAGTGAAAGTACCAAATAACACAGTCCTAATTAGCTACCTATGGCCAAGCATCAATAAAGAGCTACTTCAAATCGCTGTgcaggatgaagaaaaaaataacatcacCTATATGGCAATTGACGAAGTCCCTAGGTCCACACGGGCTCAAAAAATAGACATCAGAAGTTCTATGAGTAACTTACAAGGATACAGAGCTGTTATAGAAGCCTTTTTCATGCTCCCAAAGTTTAGTAAATCGTCTACCACGGCTGCTGGAAAAATTAACCCCGCTAAAGTTTTCGTCATAGGGGCAGGGGTAGCAGGGTTGCAAGCCATTATAACTGCGAAGAGTATGGGTTCTATTGTATACTCACATGATAAGAAAGCGTCCACTGAGGAGGAAGTGAAGAGCTGTGGTGGAATATTCATAAAAATCCCATCATCAGCACATGGAGAAAAGAACGAACCAGCgaaagatgaagaaaaaacgaacgaCGATTTTTTAACCATACAAAGTAGGATTTTCAAAAGGGTTATCAGCAAGTGCGACATTTTAATCTGCTCTGCATCTGTGCCTGGAAAAACGTCCCCCAAATTGGTGACCACAGAAATGATAAAACTAATGAAGAGGGGAAGTGTGGCCGTGGATTTGTCTACAGAATTTGGAGATAAGCAAAATGGTTGGGGAGGAAATATCGAATGTTCAGTGTCAAATAGAAACGTTATCATCAATGGTGTTCATGTGTTAGGTAGAgataaaattgaaagaaataTGCCACTGCAGGCGTCTGATTTGTTTTCCATGAATATGATAAATCTGCTAGATGAAATGGGAGGAGGATTACAATTTACAGTCGATACGAATAATGATATTGTGAAAGCGCTCGTTGTTGTgaaggatggaaaaattCTGTACGCACCTGACAGATCAGTCgaaaaatttgttaaaagtGAGAGTGTATTTTTGACGgaccaaagggaagaaaatcaaCTTGTTTCCAAAAAAACGATAAAATATCCGACGGGTACACGCATAACTGAAAAGTTTATCGAGTCAGATATGCTCTTTTACATTTCCCTAATTTGTGCACTTATGGTTACCCTACTGACGGGCACCATTTTTTCACAGTCAGATTTGCaccatttgtttttatttacttTGTCTATCATCGTTGGCTACTTCTGCGTGTGGTCCGTCACGCCTTCATTGCATACTCCGCTCATGTCCGTCACGAACGCGGTAAGCGTGGCCCATTCGCTTTGCGGTGACGCCATTTGCATGAATCTACCTGCGTATGCGTGTGCAGACAAACGGACATACCCACATATGCACGTCTTTACGACCTCCCCTCCTGCAGCTCTCCGGTGTTATAATTATCGGAAGCATGATTGAGTACGGCAGTGGCTTCAGAAGTCTCAGTTCTGTCCTGTCGATGATGGCCACCTTCTTGTCTGCTGTGAATCTTTCAGGTATGACTCACCAGCGTACCATCTATAATGCCATCCTGATGAGAGGAGGCATACCCCCCGAGAACGGACACGTTGGTGCGCCCACAAAAAGGATCCCTATATGAGAGTgccattttcccttttttccaaaccTTTAGGCGGATTTTACGTCACCAAGAGGATGCTGGACATGTTTATCaaataggaaaataaaagcatatttccccttttatgaaGCCCTAAATTGGGCTACAGGAAATGTTTGCGTCGGCATACGAGCTGCGGCTCTTCAACTGTGTTGCGTTTTTTTGGGCGTCTGTcgaattttttgtttttgtaacACTTTAGTAGCTCTACCAATGTGAGCACTACCAACGGTGCTAGTTTTTCCCCACCCGCATTTGTTTCGTTACGCCATTTTATTTACTCATATGCTTATTCTTTTAGCTCTCCCTTTTGACGCCTGAGctgaaatataaaaatatttacccAATTCGGGGTGTGTCTCCTATATCCTCCCTCAGGAGATACACATCGGCGTGCGCCTCGCCCCACAGTTCGCTTAAAAGGAAATTTACATTAACACGTGCTTCGTAAGAATACGCACGCGTGAAAAATGGGTTTATCGCTATGcgactgttttttttaaacgtaaaaaaagtgtggTGACACGGTGGGAGGGGAACCCTCAACGTGTGTAAccgaattacaaaaaaaaatgttccacAGGGGGGGAATAAAAGGGTGCCAATATGGACAACACATGGCTTCCAAATCAATCAACGTGGAGGAAGCGCCGTCACAACGGTTGTAACAGCCGAAATGGCAGCAATGACCGCCTGGCGCACGAGCTAACGTAGCTGACTATACGCGACATCCACAGGGTCAGCGCTAAACGAGTGGAAAGACAACATACACTGTAAAATGGTTACCTTTTTCAGGATGCTCTTGTCTAACCTCAGAATGTGGTTAAACAGTCTGGAATCCCTATTGGGGCCAAAGAAGCTATTTTGGTCCACATTCAAAGAAATGATATTTAACTTCATTACAAACTCCAAGTAGTGAATATCGAAAACGTTTGCAAGAGATTTTATGTAACTGtttatggaaaataaaatgtgcccTCTGTCTGCATGATTATTCTCATCACTTTTTGCATGTCCGTTTTTTGGATgcgttttccttcccccttctgctACTTTATTGTTCCCCCTGTTTAggattccattttttacgttcatTATTTCTTCATCGTAATCGTCCTCCTCAGGGTCGTCCTCTTCATCGTAGTCTTCCGTTTCTTCCATCTCGTGCTCGCTCTGAAAAGCCATATCGTACGAGTTGTCAAAGTTTAGGTCGAAGCTGACATTGAAGAGTCTGCTCACCTTTAGAAGGATATCGTAAATTTGGGAAGGAATGGATAATAGGTTAAGAAGGTTATTGGAAAATAATTCATTCAACAGGAATTGCTTATCGAGGGAGCCTTGAGGTAGGGAACTGCCGCTGGTGTTGTCCCATGTTGTAGCATCTGCGATATCGCGTTGTTTGCCTTCACGTCTGTACTTATCCGGATCATGGGCCACTTGATTGAACCTCCCTCCAGAATCGCAATTGTTTGTATGTTCTAAAGGAACAGTGGAGCTACCCCACAGATTATACGTATCGGATTCGGCCTCCCCCTGGTCATTCTCATACCTGTGATAATTTAAAacaaccttttttctttcatattCCTGAAGCAGGACATTTTTCCTGTGTTCCTcatttatgtaaaaattgtgcagCTCCTCGTGTCTGGTGCGTATCGGTACCAACATTGTTTCTATTAGAAAGGTTAGGTACTGCTGGTGACTATGTTTTATCTGATACAACGACTTCGATTTTAATAAAGTAGAAATGAACTGTTTCCACGAGAAACTCAATATCCACTGGTAGTAGGTATACAGCGTGttcaggaagaagaacactttatattttaaaacaCACAAAGAGATGATAATTGCCTCTACAGATTCGTACTGTTCTGATTTCTTTGTCCTCAGGTACttataaaatatgtgtactaAATTTAGTACATGCAaagatttttttatttcaagaAAGTAGGAAAATATCGTTGAATATTTCTCCAAACATTTagaatcaaataaaaaatttacaaaagaGGACCCACTCCCTCTTGTCTCTATTAGCAAATTCCTGTAGCTTATAACACGCATATTGTTGTtatacattttgttttcccttaAGGTGAAGTAGAATCTCTTTAAGATACTTgttataatttcttctttgtaaAAGTTTTTCGTCAACTGTTGGCAGAGGGAGGATTCCCTTCTTTGCTGGGCTTCTTCCTgcttggcatttttttgtccttttccatCGGTGTAGCTATGCACTGTTCCGTTTTTTGCAGATTGGGCTGGTATTTTTATCATTGCGGGAGGGTCCCCTGGGGGGGTGCAATTCCAGGGGTATGGGGAAAAGTTGGTGAGGACACTTTTATTCTTGTCGGTAATTTGGACttgttgtttttcctcctcagtGTGCACTTCACCGTTGAGGCAGTGCAGATGATCTGGTTCTGCATCTGTGTTGTAGtccccttctttcatttcgcacattttttccctttcccctttctcaCAGTGGGAATTCCTCTGCATGAGTATATTCATATGGAGTAACGCAAACCGCTTGTGCAAGAAGGACGCACAGGAATTGGATGCGTCCACGTTTGGCGTAGGCCTATTCACATTCTGCACAACGCACTGCCTAAACGTCGTGTTCATGTTCCTCTCGTCGATAAGCGGAAAGGATACCTCCTTAAAAATGaactcaaaaaaaggagaaataaaatcAGCTATTTCGAGGAATACTAAACTACGCAAACAGCAAAAATATTCCAACAAATAGGAATATTTCATTAGGCTATCTAAAAAAATACGATTGCTTTGAAGGAAGAGGTGAAAGAATTCTTCCTGAAGGAACTTTTTAATGTACAAATCGTATGACACATTTAATGCCAAAATAGATTTGTTAAAGTAGGGCAGGAGgttttcctcatttgggCGCATCGTTAAAAGGGTCGAGATGATGTCTAGGGAGATATTCTGGACGTGCTTCAAATTTTCAATGTTGTAATAATAGTTGAGGGTGTTTTTGTGCAATCGTTTGGGTCGATAAGGCGGTTGCATGGGGGTATGACACGGGTCCTCACGCTCATCATCCATCTCATCACTGTACTCGTCGTTGCACCCCCCGTTGTATTCGTCAGGAGGGATTATTTCACCGAGGCCATCCAGATAATCGCCATTCGAGAGGCGCTTAAGTCGGAGGTGCTCCCTGCCCCCCTTCAAATAATAATCAACGTAGTCTACCTCCTTCTCATGACTAATTTTCATATACAAACGAATGTTATTTCCGAGACttattaggaaaaaaacaaaggagttaaaaaattcaggGCAGAGGACAAATTCGCTTTGCTTCTTTATAAAAAGCATATGATTCGCAAATGGCCCTTCATCCCCCCTGTCCTGCgagtacacaaaaaattcattaaaCGTATCGtcaatttttcccttcttaaTCCAACTGCTTATATGTTTCGAGTAGTACACATTTAGCCCATTTAGAATGAAGCGGAAAATTTTTTCGAGCGACTTGTTATTTACAACTTGGCAGTTCCTCCAGTACAGTACTGTCATATCGTAGCAGATGCAGAACTTTTTGGCGTTGTCATATAGGGCATTAAAATGGGTATAGTCATCCACACCGATGTTATAAAGCAGGTAGGATAACATAAAGTCCACATAGTCGTAGAGATTGTTCCACACGTAGAGGTATTTACTCATTATAACCTGCAGGTGGATAAGACTGAGCGATCTGaagtttgcaattttttgctCATCCAGTAGTATTCTTGCATTTTCCCACTTGCTTCTGCGTTGGTGGAAGCAGGTATTTGCTTTTGTTTCCTCACAAGTGTGGACCTCATCAAATGGGGTTATCACCCCACGGGGGTGTACCTTCCCGTGTGGctgtcttccccttttacgACGCTTCCAATTCACAAAATGGTCAACCCGCAGGTAATCCATAAGGCGTATTCCATCCATCCTGTTTAGGACAtccaaaatttgttcatcccTAAGGGGCACAATGTTGTACTGCTTCATGACCAGCAGAATGTGATAGTTGTACAAAATTTCTATTACGCATATCCATTCGGAATAAATACACTTTAAGGAATCAATGAAGCACTCGAGAAAATTGCCCGGGTAGTACACGTTGATGTTGCTCCCTCTGCCTTTGCTGCCAGTTGAATTCATCTGTTCGAAGAGAAGAGACAAACTGTTCTTCCCCTCATTATGACTGAGGTGTtctcttatatatatgatatggTTAAAAATGTCCCTCAAATTgtatggcaaaaaaaaaaaaaaataccgaAATTTTtctaccaaaaaaaaaaaaatgttcaggtaaaataatttgatactaactttttttattttcttcacataATTTCTAAACGTCCTTCGTCTTAGGTTGTACTGTTTGACACTCATCATTTGGCTAATGACTGCACGGTATTGCGTTACACCTCCATGTGGGGCACTTCCCTTGCCTTTTTCACgtttttctatatttatgtaaaataaaaaatcctccttaattttgttcttgtCCATTACGTGATTAAATAGAAAATCGGAAAAGTTGgtaaaaaagtcttccttaaATTTTATGGGGCAATTTAAGGACAGTATCATCAAGATTTCTTTTATGATAAATATTTCGCTTACGTAAAATgtgcctttccttttatttttccttcccttggTGGTTGCTCTAGGCTTTATAATATTCCCTTTATCGGCAAGGACGATGTTGCCGCCATGTTGTGGATTATCCGTTTGTGCGGGTTCCTCCTCATTCGATCTGTGCACATAACGGGAAGAATCTCCCCACTGTGTGTAAATGTACCCCGATGAATTATCATCCAATGTGTTTTCACGAGGGTTACTCGTCCTACGGGTTAATTCTTCAGGTGCCTCTTCTTGCCCCTCCTGTCCCGTATGACTGGCGAACACGTTGTGCAAATTGTAAATTTCCGTCTCGTATATAATGTTCGCGTCGTTCCCTTTGCTTTCATCATATTCCTCATAGAAAAGGTTtatgttattaaaaaagtatTGTTCTCTCGGTTTCCGTGGGTGGGATGCATCTTTCCCTTTGTTTTGCCTCATTTTAAAACTGGCAAGTATGTCTTCATCGGACGTTGTGCTAGAGCTACGAGTGCTAATCCGACGATGTGACTGAGTTCCTCTTGCACTAGTACCTACATTCGCATTATGTGCATGTTCCTCCATATTATTATACGACAACCCATTGTCAAGGCAACCGATAGATTGGCTACTCTGGAAGGAACTACTCACATCGTGTCTCCACTGACCCCCCACATCTTCATAATGGGGATATTCATAAACACACTGCGAAATTTTTTTGACGACATTTTCATATGTTAaatcatttttgtttttcatatAGCTGTCTACATATTGGGTGTACTGCGTTTCGTGAAAGTGGTTGCTATTGGGTTCTTCACCACTGTGGCCGCCTGGTTGATCATGATAATTAGCTAGCTGGTTGTATACATTGCTTGGATAGCCACACTGTAAAGAATCATCCCTTTCAAGGTCGCGAATTTGTATGTCCTCTTCTCCAGAGAGGGATGACAATCTCGTAAACTCATCATCCGTGCTGTATAGCTCTTTAAGATATTTGTTCTCCTCTTGAATGTTAAAGTTGTGTATATCATAGAGCGctttttgctcatttatGTTCAAAGGGGGGGtcacttcctcttcctcttcttcttcttttttgtgaaaatacTTACCATACAGATGGTCAATTTGTTGTGTATTCTCACTTGATTTGCTTTCCCCAATcagaaataataattttaaaataacgaATTTCAACTCGTATCTATCCTTcctatcatatatataaaaattgtcaCTTAGGAAAATCTCGCACAAAtgtttgaatatttttttcctcttatatTCAGCATTAATTGTTAGCTCATTGATGTACCCGTTCACATCATCTATGACTTCGTTGTCGCTAACATCTTGGAAGGGGTACAACGCAATTTCATTTAACGATTTGTTTATCAAATTTGTTAGCACCTTCTCattggaatatttttcaaacttGCTGAATAGGCAATTTAGATAgtccttctgcttcttcctaatTTCTGTTATATAGGTGGATGTCATATTTGAAGCGGATGGGCCAAGCGAAGCGCACGCTTATCGCACGGGCTGCACTCTTCAGTTTAGTGTTCACGCGTGGCGACTTCCTATGGGTATATTTCTGAACAAGTGCACCGGTGCGGTTCTTCACAGGGGTACATTTGCAAGTTGGGAGAAGAGGACAAACTgtaaacacacacacaaaaaaaaaagacaccttttttttagtcaCTCTTCCGACGGGTTAGGAGGAGGGACCATATCCACAAGGAGTATTCACCGAGGGGGCAATACAGTTTGGTTCTCCGCCAGACGGCACACACAGAGTTGGCACACTTTGGGACACGCGCATGGAGACACGTGTTGGGACGTGTTCACGGGGATTCCCATTTACATAGGGGGAGGAGTTTCACATGTGGAACGGGGGGGCGAAATTCGAGCCATGTAACTGTTTAAGGGGCATtctacatgcacacataatTTACACATAAAGTAGTAACTACGTGGAAATATAAACAAGGGAAGGACACAAGCCTCATATTCCAAACAAACGCTTCCGCTgagcacacacatataaacacGTGGATGTCCGCGGCACAATTATCCAAATAATATTTCAATGATAATACATAACAAATTGAGGAAGATCAAcggaattttaaaatatattcttatCGTGTAGAATAACAACTTAATGTTATCAAAAATGTCATTGCTGTTCAAACttatgtcaatttttttatatttttttagcttcttttcatttataattaaaacgCTATTGATAAGCAGTACCACGCTTTCGAACAGCAAGAAGAAATACATACTCATTTTTAATACGCGGCGAGAAGGGCAAAGATGGGGAAATTGTGGGGGGATAATTCATTTGAGGCTCGCTTATTTTGCTATTACGCTGCTATTATACTACTACTGTACCCAATATTGTActgctattattttttactgttctttttttcctcgatTTCTCATCACAGGCGACTTACGCTTGGCTAACTGTTTCCCAGTTTTGTTTctccaaaagggggggggggaaccctaaacacttttttttttttttttttttttaaatatgaacatatcATTGGTTGGGAACGCGCAAATAGGTATCTTAATTatgttaaataaaatatccCCTTAAAAGGCGCACAACGAATCCACCACGAGAATTACGTACGTatgaaaatggagaaaaattgACAATGAAAAGCTAAGTATGACATAAAAATAAGGCAAAATgacgaaaaaatatattgccGCCATGGAGTAGCCCCATTCGCATAACACACGGAGCACTACTTATATATGCAAAACGCTTTTGATCGTTGGGCAACCGCTGGCAGATTGAAACGAGTCAGCAGTTGGTGAGGTAGaagccccctttttttacttttgaaATTAAGCCGCGCGGGAAAAATGGGGgataccaaaaaaaggggaaaagagaGTAAACCACCGCAAATGTGCAGACGCGCAAATTTGAAGAAGGTTTGTAAAAAGAACAACGCATGGGAAACGACCCAAAAAAGGTACTAcattgtatgtgtatatggcCTCCCAAAAGGGTAAGCACAAATGCCTGATCCCATAACTACAGTGCTGCATGCAGAG from Plasmodium coatneyi strain Hackeri chromosome 12, complete sequence includes these protein-coding regions:
- a CDS encoding NAD(P)(+) transhydrogenase (AB-specific): MRAMLKTIIILLVALAMNYARCKSSLRNQLASPHGPAENSSSFFQIKLPEISIPPISSNLGNYKDYEGGRNGGGWDSGKVELSSYSFVPSLLNAVYLFSALCFILCLTGLNNHKTSKRGNVLGFIGIVAAIVVTFSQVGFGFRYELFFIIVIPAISIGLFIAHHVSMVQMPQLVALFHSFVGLAALFVGFSKYHSEYFENYEMSTIHLVELYLGTFIGAITFIGSLVAAGKLSGTLDSKSLNLKIKKVINMVCIIIIIIVGYYFVQVKSIYLKTLCLYVSFVVDSFLGFHLVASIGAADMPVVISALNSYSGFATAISGFLLHNNLLIISGSLIGSSGAILSYIMCIGMNRDIFNIILGGWDDYDELGGGSVQQDKINKRVNSTTHKYVAENLINARNVVIVPGYGTAVSKCQRELAEICIILKSRNVQVNFAIHPVAGRMPGHLNVLLAEANIPYNIVKEMNEINSSIDKADIVLVVGANDIVNPSSLDPSSKIYGMPVIEVWKSKQVIILKRSLNTGYSAIDNPLFYFTNSYMLFGDAKHSTNQILTVLSDYTSHKYPEVSLSDEQHDDEKDEVRSLCFLSEGSSTGSRDNLEALSEQYPKARRVIGLVKEDTGGTQKGGSNNGDEKGGNTKEGIEGTSCTPGTANVNLSIVPLTPKFVPKLKKMGFRILVEKDIGRSIMIEDQEYVNYGAEIASKEDVLRQSNILLKVDPPSEEFIVKVPNNTVLISYLWPSINKELLQIAVQDEEKNNITYMAIDEVPRSTRAQKIDIRSSMSNLQGYRAVIEAFFMLPKFSKSSTTAAGKINPAKVFVIGAGVAGLQAIITAKSMGSIVYSHDKKASTEEEVKSCGGIFIKIPSSAHGEKNEPAKDEEKTNDDFLTIQSRIFKRVISKCDILICSASVPGKTSPKLVTTEMIKLMKRGSVAVDLSTEFGDKQNGWGGNIECSVSNRNVIINGVHVLGRDKIERNMPLQASDLFSMNMINLLDEMGGGLQFTVDTNNDIVKALVVVKDGKILYAPDRSVEKFVKSESVFLTDQREENQLVSKKTIKYPTGTRITEKFIESDMLFYISLICALMVTLLTGTIFSQSDLHHLFLFTLSIIVGYFCVWSVTPSLHTPLMSVTNALSGVIIIGSMIEYGSGFRSLSSVLSMMATFLSAVNLSGGFYVTKRMLDMFIK